The sequence TATGTTGAATAGGATTTTTAGCTATGTTAATAgcacttgtattatcacaaaaaatgggaacacaaccaacatctataccaaaatccataagttgtTGCTTAATCCATAACAATTGAGCAGAATATGAACCTGCAGCAAAATATTCAGCTTCAGTAGTAGACAAGGCTACTGAGTTTTGCTTCTTCGTGGaccaggtaatcaaacatgatccaaggaagtgtgCCATACCAGTAGTGCTTTTCCTGTCCACCAAATATCCTGCATAATCAGCATCAGAGTATCCTACCAAATTCAAATTACTACCTTTGGGATACCACAATCCAAAATCATTTTTTCCCTTCAAGTATCTGAAGGTTCTTTTCACTGATTTTAGATGTGATTCTTTAGGCTTTTCTTGAAACCTAGCACATAGCCCTATACTAAACACAATGTCAGTCCTGCTTGTTGTGAGGTATAGTAATGACCCTATCATGCCTCTATACAATTTTTGCTCTATATCAAGACCTGTTTCATCTAGATAAAGCTTTGTGGCAGTGGCAA is a genomic window of Capsicum annuum cultivar UCD-10X-F1 unplaced genomic scaffold, UCD10Xv1.1 ctg39387, whole genome shotgun sequence containing:
- the LOC124891651 gene encoding secreted RxLR effector protein 161-like, whose amino-acid sequence is MKETKEISTPIATATKLYLDETGLDIEQKLYRGMIGSLLYLTTSRTDIVFSIGLCARFQEKPKESHLKSVKRTFRYLKGKNDFGLWYPKGSNLNLVGYSDADYAGYLVDRKSTTGMAHFLGSCLITWSTKKQNSVALSTTEAEYFAAGSYSAQLLWIKQQLMDFGID